Proteins from a genomic interval of Pseudomonas asplenii:
- a CDS encoding non-ribosomal peptide synthetase — protein MDKTTAQRIAQRFVGLPLEQRRQILQKMSETGQSFRLLPIAETRHDVARIPLSYAQQQMLILWQLDPDNSAYNVPMAVRLTGTLDEQAMSRALVLLVHRHEALRTRFVSVEGEFHQEILDESLVALQRVDIAAEPGEDREVRLQDLVAAELAAPFDLLQGPLLRVRLWRLDEHEHVLTLCMHHSVSDGWSSELLVQEFIRFYLAEVNGSPAGLAPLPIQYADYAIWQRAWLEASEGERQLAYWKQQLGEEQPLLELPLDHERPAVASHRGAVVHANLSPGLSAQLKARARQNGQTVFMQALAALAVVLARSSGQADIRIGAPNAGRNREELEGLIGFFINTQVLRIQVDERDSLEQLLEQVKQVVSGAQSHQELPFEQLVDALAPERNLSHNPLFQVKINQNVLAARSSSAPVQSALSVEAFAIGVADARFDLALDFTDTPEGIEAEFTYATDLFEAATIERLAQAWQQVLEQMVSAAGTSLLEQPGLPADSPAAAQAQFPCSDFLALWQQGLHAGRGKPALRCAAELIDYDELERRSNQLARLLQAEGMGPGDVVALCQERSIDWVVAVLAVLKVGAVYLPLDNRQPAERLQQLLRDSAAALLIHTPGDNVSANLGVCPALAAEAQQWADLDSSALTLQVDPEQPAYLIYTSGSTGQPKGVLISHRSLANYVQAVLQRLQLATDASLALVSTIAADLGHTQLFGALASGRLLHLMTHEHAFDPDSFASYMHEHQVDVLKIVPSHLQGLLQAGRAAQVLPRQLLILGGEASSWALIEQVRQLVPDCRIINHYGPTETTVGILTHEVHERLEGCRTVPVGLPLTNDQARVLDAYLNPVAERVPGELYLGGAGLAQGYLGRAAMTAERFVPDPAAQQGERLYRAGDRARWVDGRVEYLGRADDQVKIRGYRVEPGEVAQLLLGLDGVAEAVVLALPLESDATRLQLVAYCVAANDVTLQGDALRQQLQAGLPEYLVPAHILILERLPLTANGKLDKRALPVPGVARQRYIAPVGEIEEKLAAVWADVLKLERVGSSDNFFELGGDSILSLQIIARAKRQGIKLSPKQLFEKQTIAQLATVARLIEKKVAVEAPQQISGEQLLLPIQARFFDMDIPQRHHWNQSVLLKARDTLDAAHVERALAILIEQHDGLRLSFEALGDGWRASYRETQPADMLWVRDLSSVAQLAGLLDEAQRSLNLAQGPLLRAVLVNLPAGEQRLLLVIHHLVVDGVSWRVLLEDLQSAYSAIAQGQSPALAARSSSLKSWTEHLHRHAQSPLMEQELAYWQEQLRGASDALPCDHPEGGQQRLHAASVQTRLGAELTRQLLQQAPAAYRTQINDLLLTALARVISRWTRQPDVLIRLEGHGREDLFEGLDLSRTSGWFSTLYPVRLSPEDSLGGSIMTIKEQLRAVPNKGIGYGLLRYLGTPSARQTLQALPEGSIVFNYLGQVEQGVDSGTGLFQLAGEDSGQGQDESAPLGSLVSINGQVQGGELQLHWEFSREVFDTATLQHLADEYARELEALVVHCAAGAGQGVTPSDFPLVRLSREQLQRLPVAARDIADIYPLSPMQEGLLLHTLREAGSGIYLMQYCYLIDHAIDQAAFTRAWRSVVERHEVLRTSFCWDIGDTIVQIVRRPVAPDIRYMDWQTVEAADYEARLEAELSAELQQGFDLAGEVPFRLRLIQLGPQRYGFVLSNHHILLDAWCRMGIVAEFFELYAAEVEGRSTQLPLPPRYRDFIAWLQGHDEQVSRAFWERELAGFEQPTALPFDRLISRDAGTSSTGDCLARLSNEQTQQLSRIAQSSQLTLNTLVQAAWSVVLHRYSGERDVLFGVTVSGRPVEFPEMQATVGLFINSIPLRVGIPGAHNPQTVKAWLQGLQEHNLELREHEHLHLVTIQGGSEVGKGQALFDSLFVFENAPIEDSIGEQADSLKIESGSSRTHTNYPITVVIYPGSSLGLHLSYDQRLFEVATVERLLGDLREVLEAFATGIELDFQDLVATLQAPMALGIDTVSAVDGDLEQGYASLFQRTVQRVPDRLAATCQGQSWKYAELDQYSARMAQALRAAGVMDDDLVAVLGERGLPLLGMVVAGFKAGAGYLGLDPALPAQRLAEILSLSGSGVLVCSAGCQALAEQLLAPIAAQARPRLLVWEQVLEQGGADGLSLDLPVSSARHLAYVIFTSGSTGLPKGVMVEQGGMLNNQLSKVPYLGLTEHDVIAQTASQSFDISVWQLLTAGLCGARVEIVPSAIVQDPAALLRHVEQTGITVLEVVPALIQGLLDQPVARLASLRYLLTTGEAMAPALAERWLRQYPAIPLINAYGPAECSDDVALHRVQLQDRERAYLPIGLDTDHNRLSVLNDLLEPMPARATGELHVAGLGVGRGYLGDPKRTALSFVPNPFGDTPGERLYRTGDLVRRRAGDGVLEYVGRTDYQVKIRGFRIELGEIEVRLQQHEAVREAVVVDIDGPGGRQLAAYLVPRDSDWTADDVPALRDGLKAHLREHLPEYMVPTHLVVLERMPLTANGKLDRRALPKPDVSLLQHHYVAPQTEQEQQLADIWADVLKVERVGMDDNFFELGGHSLLVMQVMVRLRDQLHIDVSLNELFELPVLADFSRTIRQKTGQSGQAQDELAKSLAALKRLTAEEIDNLIA, from the coding sequence GGCGGTGGCCAGTCATCGTGGGGCCGTCGTCCACGCCAACCTGTCGCCTGGGCTCTCGGCGCAACTCAAGGCCCGGGCCCGGCAGAACGGCCAGACCGTGTTCATGCAGGCACTGGCGGCGCTGGCCGTGGTACTGGCGCGCAGCAGCGGCCAGGCGGATATCCGCATCGGTGCACCGAACGCCGGGCGCAACCGCGAGGAGTTGGAAGGGCTGATCGGTTTCTTCATCAATACCCAGGTGCTGCGCATCCAGGTGGATGAGCGCGACAGCCTCGAACAGTTGCTGGAACAGGTCAAGCAGGTTGTCAGCGGCGCGCAGTCCCATCAGGAACTGCCCTTCGAACAACTGGTGGATGCCCTGGCACCGGAACGCAACCTGAGCCACAACCCGCTGTTCCAGGTCAAGATCAACCAGAACGTGCTCGCGGCGCGCAGCAGCAGTGCCCCGGTGCAGTCGGCCCTGAGCGTCGAGGCCTTCGCCATTGGCGTGGCCGATGCGCGGTTCGACCTGGCCCTGGACTTCACCGACACCCCGGAGGGGATCGAGGCCGAGTTCACCTACGCCACCGACCTGTTCGAGGCCGCGACCATCGAGCGGCTGGCCCAGGCCTGGCAGCAGGTGCTGGAGCAGATGGTCAGCGCCGCCGGGACGAGCCTGCTAGAGCAGCCGGGCCTGCCTGCCGATTCCCCGGCAGCAGCCCAGGCGCAGTTCCCTTGCAGTGATTTTCTCGCACTCTGGCAGCAGGGCCTGCACGCCGGGCGGGGCAAGCCGGCGCTGCGTTGCGCCGCAGAGTTGATCGACTACGACGAGCTGGAGCGCCGTTCCAACCAACTGGCGCGCCTGCTGCAAGCCGAAGGCATGGGCCCCGGTGATGTCGTCGCATTGTGTCAGGAGCGCTCCATCGACTGGGTGGTGGCAGTGCTCGCCGTGCTCAAGGTCGGAGCGGTGTACCTGCCCCTGGATAACCGCCAGCCGGCCGAGCGTCTGCAGCAACTGCTCAGGGACAGTGCCGCAGCTTTGCTGATCCACACCCCGGGCGATAACGTCTCGGCCAACCTGGGAGTGTGTCCGGCGCTGGCCGCCGAGGCGCAGCAATGGGCCGATCTGGACAGCTCGGCGCTGACGCTGCAGGTCGATCCCGAGCAGCCGGCCTACCTCATCTACACCTCCGGTTCCACCGGGCAGCCCAAGGGCGTGCTGATCAGTCACCGTAGCCTGGCCAACTACGTACAGGCGGTGCTGCAACGTTTGCAACTGGCGACCGATGCAAGCCTGGCGCTGGTCTCGACCATTGCCGCAGACCTGGGGCACACCCAGCTGTTCGGTGCTCTGGCCAGTGGCCGGCTGCTGCACCTGATGACCCATGAACATGCCTTTGACCCGGACAGCTTCGCCTCCTACATGCACGAGCATCAGGTCGATGTGCTGAAGATTGTCCCCAGTCATCTGCAAGGCCTGCTGCAGGCTGGCCGTGCGGCGCAGGTGCTGCCGCGACAACTGCTGATCCTCGGCGGCGAGGCCAGCAGCTGGGCGCTGATCGAACAGGTCCGCCAGTTGGTGCCGGACTGCCGGATCATCAACCACTACGGCCCGACGGAGACCACCGTGGGGATCCTGACCCACGAAGTGCATGAGCGCCTGGAGGGTTGCCGCACGGTGCCGGTTGGCCTGCCGTTGACCAACGACCAGGCACGGGTGCTGGATGCCTACCTGAACCCGGTGGCCGAGCGTGTGCCGGGCGAGCTGTACCTGGGCGGCGCCGGCCTGGCCCAGGGCTACCTGGGACGTGCGGCAATGACCGCCGAGCGTTTCGTGCCTGATCCTGCTGCGCAGCAGGGTGAACGCCTGTATCGGGCTGGCGACCGTGCACGTTGGGTCGATGGCCGAGTGGAATATCTGGGACGTGCCGACGATCAGGTGAAGATTCGTGGTTATCGGGTCGAACCGGGAGAAGTCGCCCAGTTGCTGCTGGGGCTTGATGGCGTGGCTGAAGCGGTGGTGCTGGCACTGCCTTTGGAAAGCGATGCCACCCGCCTGCAACTGGTGGCGTATTGCGTGGCGGCCAACGACGTCACCCTGCAGGGAGACGCCTTGCGTCAGCAACTGCAGGCGGGTCTGCCGGAATACCTGGTGCCGGCGCATATTCTGATACTGGAGCGCCTGCCGCTGACTGCCAATGGCAAGCTGGACAAGCGTGCCTTGCCCGTACCGGGCGTGGCTCGGCAGCGCTACATCGCGCCGGTGGGCGAGATCGAAGAGAAGCTGGCGGCGGTCTGGGCCGATGTGCTCAAGCTGGAGCGGGTGGGCAGCAGCGACAACTTCTTCGAGCTGGGTGGCGACTCGATCCTCAGCCTGCAGATCATTGCCCGGGCCAAGCGCCAGGGGATCAAGCTCAGTCCCAAGCAGTTGTTCGAGAAGCAGACCATCGCGCAACTGGCGACGGTGGCGAGGCTGATCGAGAAAAAGGTGGCGGTCGAAGCGCCGCAGCAGATCAGCGGCGAGCAGCTGTTACTGCCGATTCAGGCCCGCTTCTTCGACATGGATATTCCCCAGCGTCACCATTGGAACCAGTCGGTGTTGCTCAAGGCGCGCGATACCCTGGACGCCGCTCATGTCGAGCGGGCGCTGGCGATTCTGATCGAGCAGCATGATGGCCTGCGCCTGAGCTTCGAAGCACTGGGCGATGGCTGGCGGGCCAGCTACCGGGAAACTCAGCCCGCCGACATGTTGTGGGTTCGCGATCTGTCGTCAGTGGCGCAACTGGCTGGGCTGTTGGACGAGGCCCAGCGCAGCCTGAACCTGGCACAGGGGCCGTTGTTGCGTGCCGTGCTGGTGAATCTGCCCGCCGGTGAGCAACGCCTGTTGCTGGTGATCCACCATCTGGTGGTCGATGGCGTGTCCTGGCGGGTGCTGCTGGAGGATCTGCAGTCGGCCTACAGTGCGATCGCCCAAGGGCAATCGCCAGCATTGGCGGCTCGCAGCAGTTCGCTGAAAAGTTGGACCGAACACTTGCACCGCCATGCGCAGAGCCCACTGATGGAGCAGGAACTGGCTTACTGGCAGGAGCAGTTGCGCGGTGCCAGCGACGCCTTGCCCTGTGATCATCCTGAAGGCGGGCAGCAGCGCCTGCATGCTGCCTCCGTGCAAACCCGGCTGGGGGCCGAACTGACCCGTCAATTGCTCCAGCAGGCGCCCGCCGCCTATCGGACGCAGATCAACGACCTGCTGCTCACTGCCCTGGCGCGGGTCATCAGTCGCTGGACCCGGCAGCCCGACGTGCTGATCCGTCTCGAAGGACATGGTCGTGAAGACCTGTTCGAAGGGCTTGACCTGAGTCGTACCAGTGGCTGGTTCAGCACCCTCTATCCGGTCCGCCTGAGCCCCGAGGATTCGCTGGGTGGCTCGATCATGACCATCAAGGAGCAACTGCGCGCGGTGCCGAACAAGGGCATCGGCTACGGCCTGCTGCGCTACCTCGGTACGCCGTCGGCGCGGCAGACCTTGCAGGCCCTGCCCGAGGGCAGCATCGTTTTCAACTACCTGGGGCAGGTCGAGCAGGGTGTCGACAGCGGCACTGGCTTGTTCCAGCTCGCCGGCGAGGACAGCGGCCAGGGCCAGGACGAATCGGCGCCGCTGGGCAGCCTGGTCAGCATCAATGGTCAGGTGCAGGGCGGCGAACTGCAATTGCACTGGGAGTTCAGTCGCGAGGTGTTCGACACCGCGACGCTGCAGCACCTGGCCGACGAGTATGCCCGGGAACTGGAGGCCCTGGTCGTCCACTGCGCCGCAGGCGCCGGCCAGGGCGTAACGCCCTCGGACTTCCCGCTGGTACGCCTGAGCCGTGAGCAACTGCAGCGCCTGCCGGTGGCGGCGCGGGACATTGCCGATATCTATCCACTGTCGCCGATGCAGGAAGGGTTGCTGCTGCATACCTTGCGTGAAGCCGGGTCCGGTATCTACCTGATGCAGTACTGCTACCTGATCGACCATGCTATCGATCAGGCAGCCTTTACCCGTGCCTGGCGCTCGGTGGTCGAACGGCATGAGGTACTGCGTACCTCGTTCTGCTGGGATATTGGCGACACCATCGTGCAGATCGTCCGTCGCCCTGTCGCTCCGGACATCCGTTACATGGACTGGCAAACGGTGGAGGCCGCCGATTACGAGGCCCGCCTGGAGGCCGAACTGAGCGCCGAATTGCAGCAGGGCTTCGACCTGGCCGGCGAAGTGCCGTTCCGTCTGCGGCTGATCCAGCTGGGCCCGCAGCGCTACGGTTTTGTCCTGAGCAATCACCATATTCTGCTCGATGCCTGGTGCCGCATGGGGATCGTCGCGGAGTTCTTCGAGCTTTACGCTGCCGAGGTCGAAGGTCGCTCCACACAACTGCCGTTGCCACCGCGCTACCGGGATTTCATCGCCTGGTTGCAGGGGCACGATGAGCAGGTGTCGAGGGCTTTCTGGGAGCGTGAGCTGGCCGGTTTCGAGCAGCCGACCGCGTTGCCGTTCGACCGGTTGATCAGTCGTGATGCCGGTACTTCGTCGACCGGCGACTGCCTGGCTCGCCTCAGCAATGAACAGACGCAGCAACTGTCGCGGATCGCCCAGTCCAGCCAACTGACCCTCAACACGCTGGTGCAGGCGGCCTGGTCGGTGGTCCTGCACCGCTACAGCGGCGAGCGCGACGTGCTGTTCGGGGTCACGGTTTCCGGGCGTCCCGTCGAGTTCCCCGAAATGCAGGCCACGGTGGGACTGTTCATCAACAGTATCCCGCTGCGTGTGGGGATTCCGGGTGCGCACAACCCGCAGACGGTCAAGGCCTGGCTGCAGGGGCTGCAGGAGCACAACCTCGAATTGCGCGAGCATGAGCATCTGCACCTGGTGACCATCCAGGGCGGTAGCGAGGTCGGCAAGGGCCAGGCGCTGTTCGACAGCCTGTTCGTCTTCGAGAATGCGCCGATCGAGGACAGCATCGGTGAGCAGGCCGATAGCCTGAAAATCGAGTCCGGTTCCTCGCGGACCCACACCAACTACCCGATCACCGTGGTGATCTATCCGGGCTCCAGCCTGGGCCTGCACCTGTCTTATGACCAGCGCCTGTTCGAGGTGGCAACGGTCGAGCGCTTGTTGGGTGATCTGCGTGAGGTGCTTGAGGCGTTTGCCACAGGGATCGAGCTGGACTTCCAGGACCTGGTGGCGACCTTGCAGGCGCCGATGGCCTTGGGTATCGATACCGTCAGCGCGGTCGATGGTGACCTCGAGCAGGGTTACGCATCGCTGTTCCAGCGTACCGTGCAGCGCGTTCCGGATCGTTTGGCGGCTACCTGTCAGGGCCAGAGCTGGAAATACGCCGAGCTTGATCAATACAGCGCACGCATGGCGCAGGCGCTGCGAGCCGCCGGAGTGATGGACGATGATCTGGTGGCCGTTCTCGGTGAGCGCGGCCTGCCGCTGCTGGGCATGGTGGTCGCCGGATTCAAGGCCGGCGCCGGCTACCTGGGGCTTGACCCCGCGCTGCCGGCCCAGCGGTTGGCGGAGATTCTCTCCCTCAGCGGCAGCGGTGTACTGGTCTGCAGTGCCGGTTGCCAGGCGCTGGCCGAGCAATTGCTGGCGCCTATTGCTGCACAGGCCCGTCCGCGGTTGCTGGTCTGGGAGCAGGTACTGGAACAGGGCGGGGCCGACGGGTTGTCGCTTGACCTGCCTGTGAGCAGTGCCCGGCACCTGGCCTATGTGATCTTCACCTCGGGTTCCACCGGCCTGCCCAAGGGCGTGATGGTGGAGCAGGGCGGGATGCTCAACAACCAGTTGAGCAAGGTGCCCTACCTGGGGCTGACCGAGCACGATGTGATCGCCCAGACCGCCTCGCAGAGTTTCGACATTTCCGTCTGGCAACTGCTGACCGCCGGCCTCTGCGGAGCCCGCGTCGAGATCGTGCCTTCGGCCATCGTCCAGGACCCGGCCGCGCTGCTCAGGCATGTGGAGCAGACGGGCATCACCGTGCTCGAGGTGGTCCCGGCGCTGATCCAGGGGCTGCTCGACCAGCCCGTGGCCCGCCTGGCAAGCCTGCGCTATCTGCTGACCACCGGCGAGGCGATGGCCCCGGCGCTGGCCGAACGCTGGTTGCGCCAGTACCCGGCAATTCCGTTGATCAACGCCTACGGTCCGGCCGAATGTTCCGATGACGTTGCCCTGCACCGGGTGCAGTTGCAGGACCGTGAGCGTGCCTATCTGCCGATTGGCCTGGATACCGATCACAATCGTCTGAGCGTTCTCAATGATCTGCTCGAACCGATGCCGGCACGCGCCACCGGGGAACTGCATGTTGCCGGCCTGGGGGTCGGCCGCGGCTACCTGGGCGACCCGAAACGCACGGCGCTGAGTTTCGTGCCGAATCCGTTCGGCGATACGCCGGGGGAGCGCCTTTACCGCACCGGCGACCTGGTTCGGCGCCGGGCCGGCGATGGCGTGCTGGAGTACGTCGGGCGCACGGACTACCAGGTGAAGATTCGCGGCTTCCGCATCGAACTGGGCGAGATCGAGGTCCGGCTGCAGCAGCACGAGGCGGTGCGCGAGGCAGTGGTAGTCGACATCGATGGCCCGGGTGGCCGGCAACTGGCGGCCTACCTGGTGCCAAGGGACAGCGACTGGACGGCGGACGATGTCCCGGCCTTGCGCGATGGGCTCAAGGCGCACCTCAGGGAGCATCTGCCGGAGTACATGGTCCCGACGCACCTGGTGGTGCTGGAGCGGATGCCGTTGACCGCCAACGGCAAGCTTGATCGCCGGGCCTTGCCCAAGCCGGATGTCAGCCTGTTGCAGCACCACTATGTGGCGCCGCAGACCGAGCAGGAACAGCAATTGGCAGATATCTGGGCCGATGTGCTGAAGGTCGAGCGGGTGGGCATGGACGACAACTTCTTCGAGCTGGGTGGGCATTCGCTGTTGGTCATGCAGGTGATGGTACGCCTGCGTGACCAGTTGCATATCGACGTGTCGCTCAACGAGTTGTTCGAGTTGCCGGTGTTGGCCGACTTCAGTCGCACGATCCGGCAGAAAACCGGCCAAAGTGGCCAGGCACAGGATGAATTGGCTAAATCGCTGGCCGCCCTCAAACGTCTTACTGCGGAGGAAATCGATAATTTGATCGCATAG